From the Brevibacillus choshinensis genome, one window contains:
- a CDS encoding amidohydrolase — MSMQHQQKANVILISNAVFTGLTDMPVAASIAICGNMIAAIGSEEDLQPWIGPETKIYRFDDQLIMPGFHDFHLHIILGSIFLDSVYLHDARSEEEAAEMVKEYAESRPEEQWIIGFSWDAGYWQNKQLPHRSSLDKVLPDRPAILFQNDGHYAWVNSKALEVCNVTKDTENPQFGSIEKDENGEPTGIIYEHAMALFTNKAYHLSKGKKMKTLTNFFRHAARLGITAMNDLYATEAYEILEDYEIFKEFEDNGGLTTRIHLLPVLNSDLDRAKRLKETYQSSMLRVVALKQFVDGVVTGYTAHMLEPYSNRPDTCGDTAFPPDVIKKWVADADKEGFSIRFHALGDGAVRLALDAFEEAQKVNGIRDSRHSIEHIEVIHPNDIHRFQELGVIASIQPDHMYAADRETYISCIGEDRGKYAWATKSILDTGAKVAISSDFPIVGLNPMPEIHRAVTRIDNSNVQQWNPEQSISLADALKGYTVTPAYGTFREHELGTLEVGKLADIVVLDRNLFAVPSEEILDTIVKLTMVDGKIVFQDGEFS; from the coding sequence ATGTCTATGCAACACCAGCAAAAAGCAAATGTGATTCTTATCAGCAATGCCGTGTTTACTGGACTTACCGATATGCCCGTTGCAGCTTCGATTGCAATTTGTGGCAACATGATTGCTGCGATAGGCTCCGAGGAAGATCTGCAGCCATGGATCGGTCCAGAAACCAAAATCTATCGGTTTGATGATCAATTGATTATGCCAGGATTTCACGATTTTCATCTTCATATTATTTTGGGCTCTATCTTTCTCGATAGCGTTTATTTGCATGATGCACGATCAGAAGAAGAGGCTGCAGAAATGGTTAAGGAATACGCCGAATCGCGTCCGGAGGAACAGTGGATCATCGGATTTAGCTGGGATGCGGGATATTGGCAGAATAAACAGCTGCCACACCGCTCCTCATTGGATAAAGTTTTGCCGGACCGGCCAGCAATACTCTTCCAGAATGATGGGCATTATGCCTGGGTGAACAGCAAAGCATTGGAAGTGTGTAACGTCACCAAAGACACGGAAAACCCTCAGTTCGGGAGCATTGAGAAGGATGAGAACGGGGAACCAACAGGGATCATTTACGAACACGCGATGGCATTATTTACAAACAAGGCCTACCATTTATCCAAAGGAAAGAAAATGAAGACGCTTACTAATTTCTTCCGACATGCTGCCCGTCTTGGTATCACTGCCATGAATGATCTGTATGCAACCGAAGCCTATGAGATTTTGGAGGATTACGAGATATTCAAAGAATTTGAAGATAATGGCGGTCTTACTACTCGTATTCATTTACTTCCAGTATTGAATAGTGATCTGGATCGAGCCAAACGCTTAAAAGAAACGTATCAGTCAAGTATGCTGAGAGTTGTTGCACTTAAACAGTTTGTCGACGGAGTGGTGACTGGATATACTGCACATATGCTCGAGCCGTATTCGAACAGACCGGATACATGCGGAGACACCGCTTTTCCTCCAGACGTAATCAAAAAATGGGTAGCAGACGCTGACAAGGAAGGTTTCAGTATTCGGTTTCATGCCCTCGGCGACGGAGCTGTGCGCTTGGCATTGGACGCTTTCGAAGAAGCACAAAAGGTTAACGGGATACGAGATTCGAGACATTCGATTGAACACATCGAGGTGATTCACCCGAATGACATCCATCGCTTTCAAGAATTGGGTGTTATCGCGTCTATTCAGCCTGATCACATGTATGCTGCTGATCGGGAAACCTATATCTCCTGCATTGGTGAAGACCGTGGAAAATACGCATGGGCGACCAAATCGATCCTGGATACAGGAGCAAAAGTTGCTATTAGCAGCGATTTTCCTATCGTTGGATTAAATCCGATGCCAGAGATTCATCGTGCCGTTACTCGCATCGATAACAGTAACGTGCAGCAGTGGAATCCCGAACAGAGCATTTCATTGGCGGACGCGTTAAAAGGGTATACCGTGACACCCGCATACGGTACGTTTCGAGAACATGAGCTGGGTACCCTGGAAGTGGGGAAGCTGGCGGATATTGTTGTTCTTGATCGGAATCTATTCGCTGTTCCAAGTGAAGAAATTCTAGACACAATCGTAAAATTAACGATGGTTGATGGTAAAATTGTGTTTCAGGATGGAGAATTCTCATAA